In Onychostoma macrolepis isolate SWU-2019 chromosome 12, ASM1243209v1, whole genome shotgun sequence, a single window of DNA contains:
- the rundc3ab gene encoding RUN domain-containing protein 3A isoform X3, translated as MFSVKTLLEKYTAEPIDDSSEEFINFAAILEHILSHRFKGSGSWFDGQRSFWDFIRLACSKVPNNCISSIENMENINSSRAKGRAWLRVALMEKRLSEYIATALRDSRTTRRFYDEGAIMLREEATVLTGMLIGLGAIDFSFCLKGEALDGKSEAVIDYTPYLKFTQSYDYLSDDEDGQSVDSSNSDDSVEHPYIPLVTDEESWRNKCRKMEQRFKIVNAQKGYLEELVRLRESQLKNVEMENKKLTAGLEELQLQSQKEKRELENIILELQEQLTSLIPGESHPLSKDLSIPLVNQWPSLQKYNNQEDRKLYHRGNFPSPEPHISLTTDSQRTERRQNGKAWCTAEKDYTPSMLGLCGSLSSLPSCKSLPSLRSTECLVNISAEPSPALTPS; from the exons GTTTTCAGTGAAGACACTGCTAGAGAAGTACACAGCGGAGCCCATCGATGACTCGTCTGAGGAGTTCATTAACTTTGCTGCTATTCTGGAACACATCCTCAGCCACCGCTTTAAAG GCTCTGGCAGCTGGTTTGATGGTCAGCGCAGTTTTTGGGACTTCATCCGTCTGGCCTGCAGTAAAGTTCCCAATAACTGCATAAGCAGCATTGAGAACATGGAGAACATCAATTCCTCACGAGCTAAG GGCAGAGCATGGCTACGGGTTGCACTGATGGAGAAACGGCTTTCTGAATACATCGCCACAGCTTTGCGAGATAGCCGCACCACCAG GAGGTTCTACGATGAAGGTGCCATAATGTTGCGAGAAGAAGCAACTGTTTTGACCGGAATGCTCATCGGACTTGGAGCGATTGACTTCAG TTTCTGTTTGAAAGGGGAGGCTCTGGATGGGAAGTCTGAGGCTGTTATTGACTACACTCCATATCTGAAATTTACTCAAAG TTATGATTATCTTAGTGACGATGAGGATGGTCAGAGTGTGGACAGCAGTAACAGTGATGATAGTGTTGAGCATCCATACATCCCTCTGGTCACTGATGAGGAGAGCTGGAGGAACAAGTGCCGCAAGATGGAGCAGAGGTTCAAGATTGTCAATGCGCAAAag GGGTACCTTGAGGAACTGGTAAGGCTGCGGGAATCTCAGCTGAAGAATGTGGAGATGGAGAATAAGAAACTAACAGCTGGACTAGAAGAATTGCAGCTGCAGAGccagaaagaaaagagagaacTGGAGAACATCATACTGGAGCTGCAGGAACAACT GACAAGTCTGATTCCAGGAGAATCACATCCACTCTCTAAGGATTTGTCAATCCCTCTTGTTAACCAATGGCCATCACTGCAAAAGTACAACAACCAGGAGGACAGGAAACTGTACCACAG GGGTAATTTCCCCAGCCCGGAGCCACATATAAGCCTAACCACAGATTCTCAGAGGACGGAAAGGAGACAGAATGGAAAAGCCTGGTGCACAGCAG aaaaagACTACACTCCCTCTATGTTAGGTCTGTGTGGTTCTCTGTCTTCTTTACCCAGCTGTAAGTCCCTGCCAAGCCTGAGGTCGACAGAGTGCCTGGTAAACATCAGCGCAGAGCCCAGTCCTGCTCTAACCCCCAGCTAG
- the rundc3ab gene encoding RUN domain-containing protein 3A isoform X2: MKSTGKIHMESVVFSRFSVKTLLEKYTAEPIDDSSEEFINFAAILEHILSHRFKGSGSWFDGQRSFWDFIRLACSKVPNNCISSIENMENINSSRAKGRAWLRVALMEKRLSEYIATALRDSRTTRRFYDEGAIMLREEATVLTGMLIGLGAIDFSFCLKGEALDGKSEAVIDYTPYLKFTQSYDYLSDDEDGQSVDSSNSDDSVEHPYIPLVTDEESWRNKCRKMEQRFKIVNAQKGYLEELVRLRESQLKNVEMENKKLTAGLEELQLQSQKEKRELENIILELQEQLTSLIPGESHPLSKDLSIPLVNQWPSLQKYNNQEDRKLYHRGNFPSPEPHISLTTDSQRTERRQNGKAWCTAEKDYTPSMLGLCGSLSSLPSCKSLPSLRSTECLVNISAEPSPALTPS, translated from the exons ATGAAATCAACTGGAAAAATCCATATGGAATCAGTGGTGTTCTCCAG GTTTTCAGTGAAGACACTGCTAGAGAAGTACACAGCGGAGCCCATCGATGACTCGTCTGAGGAGTTCATTAACTTTGCTGCTATTCTGGAACACATCCTCAGCCACCGCTTTAAAG GCTCTGGCAGCTGGTTTGATGGTCAGCGCAGTTTTTGGGACTTCATCCGTCTGGCCTGCAGTAAAGTTCCCAATAACTGCATAAGCAGCATTGAGAACATGGAGAACATCAATTCCTCACGAGCTAAG GGCAGAGCATGGCTACGGGTTGCACTGATGGAGAAACGGCTTTCTGAATACATCGCCACAGCTTTGCGAGATAGCCGCACCACCAG GAGGTTCTACGATGAAGGTGCCATAATGTTGCGAGAAGAAGCAACTGTTTTGACCGGAATGCTCATCGGACTTGGAGCGATTGACTTCAG TTTCTGTTTGAAAGGGGAGGCTCTGGATGGGAAGTCTGAGGCTGTTATTGACTACACTCCATATCTGAAATTTACTCAAAG TTATGATTATCTTAGTGACGATGAGGATGGTCAGAGTGTGGACAGCAGTAACAGTGATGATAGTGTTGAGCATCCATACATCCCTCTGGTCACTGATGAGGAGAGCTGGAGGAACAAGTGCCGCAAGATGGAGCAGAGGTTCAAGATTGTCAATGCGCAAAag GGGTACCTTGAGGAACTGGTAAGGCTGCGGGAATCTCAGCTGAAGAATGTGGAGATGGAGAATAAGAAACTAACAGCTGGACTAGAAGAATTGCAGCTGCAGAGccagaaagaaaagagagaacTGGAGAACATCATACTGGAGCTGCAGGAACAACT GACAAGTCTGATTCCAGGAGAATCACATCCACTCTCTAAGGATTTGTCAATCCCTCTTGTTAACCAATGGCCATCACTGCAAAAGTACAACAACCAGGAGGACAGGAAACTGTACCACAG GGGTAATTTCCCCAGCCCGGAGCCACATATAAGCCTAACCACAGATTCTCAGAGGACGGAAAGGAGACAGAATGGAAAAGCCTGGTGCACAGCAG aaaaagACTACACTCCCTCTATGTTAGGTCTGTGTGGTTCTCTGTCTTCTTTACCCAGCTGTAAGTCCCTGCCAAGCCTGAGGTCGACAGAGTGCCTGGTAAACATCAGCGCAGAGCCCAGTCCTGCTCTAACCCCCAGCTAG
- the rundc3ab gene encoding RUN domain-containing protein 3A isoform X1 → MMREGSSGMEQSFMQSAMAMGAQSKKCFSRSIAVERKNLITVCRFSVKTLLEKYTAEPIDDSSEEFINFAAILEHILSHRFKGSGSWFDGQRSFWDFIRLACSKVPNNCISSIENMENINSSRAKGRAWLRVALMEKRLSEYIATALRDSRTTRRFYDEGAIMLREEATVLTGMLIGLGAIDFSFCLKGEALDGKSEAVIDYTPYLKFTQSYDYLSDDEDGQSVDSSNSDDSVEHPYIPLVTDEESWRNKCRKMEQRFKIVNAQKGYLEELVRLRESQLKNVEMENKKLTAGLEELQLQSQKEKRELENIILELQEQLTSLIPGESHPLSKDLSIPLVNQWPSLQKYNNQEDRKLYHRGNFPSPEPHISLTTDSQRTERRQNGKAWCTAEKDYTPSMLGLCGSLSSLPSCKSLPSLRSTECLVNISAEPSPALTPS, encoded by the exons GTTTTCAGTGAAGACACTGCTAGAGAAGTACACAGCGGAGCCCATCGATGACTCGTCTGAGGAGTTCATTAACTTTGCTGCTATTCTGGAACACATCCTCAGCCACCGCTTTAAAG GCTCTGGCAGCTGGTTTGATGGTCAGCGCAGTTTTTGGGACTTCATCCGTCTGGCCTGCAGTAAAGTTCCCAATAACTGCATAAGCAGCATTGAGAACATGGAGAACATCAATTCCTCACGAGCTAAG GGCAGAGCATGGCTACGGGTTGCACTGATGGAGAAACGGCTTTCTGAATACATCGCCACAGCTTTGCGAGATAGCCGCACCACCAG GAGGTTCTACGATGAAGGTGCCATAATGTTGCGAGAAGAAGCAACTGTTTTGACCGGAATGCTCATCGGACTTGGAGCGATTGACTTCAG TTTCTGTTTGAAAGGGGAGGCTCTGGATGGGAAGTCTGAGGCTGTTATTGACTACACTCCATATCTGAAATTTACTCAAAG TTATGATTATCTTAGTGACGATGAGGATGGTCAGAGTGTGGACAGCAGTAACAGTGATGATAGTGTTGAGCATCCATACATCCCTCTGGTCACTGATGAGGAGAGCTGGAGGAACAAGTGCCGCAAGATGGAGCAGAGGTTCAAGATTGTCAATGCGCAAAag GGGTACCTTGAGGAACTGGTAAGGCTGCGGGAATCTCAGCTGAAGAATGTGGAGATGGAGAATAAGAAACTAACAGCTGGACTAGAAGAATTGCAGCTGCAGAGccagaaagaaaagagagaacTGGAGAACATCATACTGGAGCTGCAGGAACAACT GACAAGTCTGATTCCAGGAGAATCACATCCACTCTCTAAGGATTTGTCAATCCCTCTTGTTAACCAATGGCCATCACTGCAAAAGTACAACAACCAGGAGGACAGGAAACTGTACCACAG GGGTAATTTCCCCAGCCCGGAGCCACATATAAGCCTAACCACAGATTCTCAGAGGACGGAAAGGAGACAGAATGGAAAAGCCTGGTGCACAGCAG aaaaagACTACACTCCCTCTATGTTAGGTCTGTGTGGTTCTCTGTCTTCTTTACCCAGCTGTAAGTCCCTGCCAAGCCTGAGGTCGACAGAGTGCCTGGTAAACATCAGCGCAGAGCCCAGTCCTGCTCTAACCCCCAGCTAG